In the genome of Flaviflexus ciconiae, one region contains:
- a CDS encoding class I SAM-dependent methyltransferase codes for MSDHYFSSQPTGPEKRRDYSFTIRGDRFDIVSDSGVFSHDRLDKGTQILLKYVVDPPQEGLFVDVGCGWGPIALALATAAPNATVLAVDVNERARTLTEENAKRAGLTNIIVATPDEGLALAAERGIDAIWSNPPVRIGKQELHQLLLSWFEHLDGYADLVIGKNLGADSLHAWLENQSYEVERIGSSGSFRVLEIIDPRRQSRSG; via the coding sequence GTGTCAGACCACTATTTCTCCTCACAGCCAACCGGCCCCGAGAAGCGCCGCGACTACAGCTTTACGATCCGCGGCGACCGCTTCGACATTGTGTCGGATAGCGGGGTGTTCTCGCACGACAGACTCGACAAGGGCACGCAGATTCTTCTCAAGTACGTGGTCGACCCGCCCCAGGAGGGCCTGTTCGTAGACGTGGGGTGCGGGTGGGGGCCGATCGCTCTAGCCCTTGCCACGGCGGCACCGAACGCCACCGTACTTGCCGTTGATGTGAACGAGAGGGCTCGCACCCTCACGGAGGAGAACGCCAAGCGTGCAGGCCTAACCAATATCATTGTGGCAACCCCCGACGAGGGGCTTGCCTTGGCAGCAGAGCGCGGGATCGACGCTATCTGGTCAAATCCCCCGGTACGCATCGGCAAGCAGGAGCTACACCAGTTGCTTCTCTCGTGGTTCGAGCACCTGGACGGCTACGCTGACCTTGTCATCGGAAAGAACCTTGGAGCGGATTCGCTTCACGCGTGGCTTGAGAACCAATCCTACGAAGTTGAGCGGATTGGGTCTTCGGGAAGCTTCCGGGTGCTCGAGATTATCGACCCTCGCCGGCAATCCCGGTCAGGCTAA
- the hflX gene encoding GTPase HflX, whose product MRQWCNEKERHITDRDISSRKGTALQADADYQPEYAGDELDREQRSSLKRVPNLSTELQDITEVEYRKLRLENVVLVGIWTSGTAEDAEVSLRELAALAETAGSVVLAGVLQRRDKPDNATYLGSGKAREVADLVASTGADTIIVDSELSPNQRRNLEDVTKVKVIDRTTLILDIFAQHAKSREGKAQVELAQLEYLLPRLRGWGESMSRQAGGRVGAGDGIGSRGPGETQIELDRRRIRQRMAKLKRDIANMEPARRTQRSNRRRHGLPSVVVVGYTNAGKSSLMNRLTNADVLVENALFATLDPTVRRSETEDGRAYTISDTVGFVRSLPTQLVEAFRSTLEEVAEGHLMLHVVDAAHPDPVGQVNAVHDVLREVDGAEDVPEIIVLSKADLADPIDLAALRSRYPGAVVVSSKTGEGIEELRDRIADGLPRPSVAVSVTIPFDRGDLISRVHTDGEILREEYSEDGTVLEALVDEDLAAELLSVGR is encoded by the coding sequence GTGAGACAATGGTGCAACGAAAAGGAGAGACACATTACCGATCGCGATATTTCATCCCGCAAGGGCACGGCCCTGCAAGCGGACGCTGACTACCAGCCGGAGTATGCCGGAGACGAGCTTGACAGAGAACAGAGATCCTCGCTCAAGAGGGTTCCGAACCTGTCGACCGAACTCCAGGACATCACCGAGGTCGAATACCGAAAGCTCCGGCTTGAAAACGTTGTCCTCGTCGGTATCTGGACATCCGGCACCGCCGAAGACGCGGAAGTCTCTCTACGCGAACTTGCTGCCCTTGCTGAGACCGCTGGATCCGTTGTTCTTGCGGGTGTTTTACAGCGCCGAGATAAGCCGGATAATGCTACGTACCTGGGTTCGGGCAAGGCCCGTGAAGTTGCTGATCTTGTTGCAAGCACCGGCGCTGACACCATCATTGTGGACTCCGAGCTTTCGCCGAACCAGCGAAGGAACCTTGAGGATGTTACGAAGGTCAAGGTCATTGACCGCACGACGCTTATCCTCGATATTTTTGCCCAGCACGCCAAATCCCGAGAGGGTAAGGCCCAGGTGGAACTCGCCCAGCTCGAATACTTGCTTCCGCGACTGCGCGGCTGGGGTGAATCGATGTCCCGTCAGGCGGGCGGACGCGTCGGCGCCGGTGACGGTATCGGCTCCCGTGGCCCCGGTGAGACCCAGATTGAGCTTGATCGTCGGCGTATTCGCCAGCGCATGGCGAAGCTCAAGCGCGACATCGCCAACATGGAGCCGGCACGGCGAACCCAGCGCTCGAACCGCAGGCGCCACGGACTTCCCTCCGTCGTCGTTGTTGGATATACGAACGCCGGTAAGTCGTCGCTCATGAACCGCCTGACCAATGCGGATGTTCTCGTTGAGAACGCACTGTTTGCCACGCTCGATCCCACGGTCCGTAGAAGCGAGACCGAAGACGGCCGCGCCTACACAATTTCCGACACTGTTGGTTTCGTGAGATCCTTGCCGACCCAGCTCGTGGAGGCGTTCCGTTCGACGCTGGAGGAGGTTGCCGAAGGACATCTCATGCTTCACGTGGTCGACGCTGCCCATCCGGACCCGGTCGGTCAGGTTAACGCCGTGCACGATGTCCTGCGGGAGGTTGACGGTGCCGAGGACGTCCCGGAGATTATCGTCCTGTCGAAGGCGGACCTGGCGGACCCGATTGACCTCGCTGCGCTGCGTTCCCGCTACCCGGGCGCCGTGGTGGTCTCGTCGAAGACCGGTGAAGGCATCGAGGAGCTTCGTGACCGGATTGCGGACGGATTGCCGCGCCCGAGTGTTGCCGTGTCCGTCACGATCCCGTTTGATCGCGGTGACCTTATTTCTCGTGTCCACACGGATGGGGAGATCCTCAGGGAAGAGTACTCGGAGGACGGAACGGTCCTTGAGGCTCTCGTTGACGAGGATCTTGCCGCCGAGCTCCTCAGTGTCGGTCGTTGA
- a CDS encoding diaminopimelate epimerase produces the protein MIIPSLEGLTLTKGNVGGSDAIIFPDLNGSREVRPEQIAMICDRRLGIGADCLMRIVRTETEAGWRIDAWNSAGRPLVHAGPFARLAAHYLRVSGLIDLFDGESVAFDGPEGPLYVTRTGLLYSTGYELALPVSEESVSRGYDVAVSLDGVKGVRGGLMVRSSDFGVVVALEKDEEMSAVTGQAQYDPNVPGARLTVVVPQGDAMFTDFDGVERPFSAFAARVFGEGPAVEQGARDAAVALHAWAGETATGIYRADVAGTGLEIRFAGGEIEMTGPAEIVAEFSLTGIAGEGR, from the coding sequence ATGATCATCCCCAGTCTCGAAGGCCTGACACTCACCAAGGGAAACGTTGGGGGCAGTGACGCCATCATCTTTCCTGATCTCAACGGTTCGAGGGAGGTGCGGCCCGAACAGATCGCAATGATTTGCGATCGTAGGCTCGGAATCGGCGCCGACTGCCTCATGCGTATCGTGCGGACCGAGACGGAAGCTGGGTGGAGGATCGATGCTTGGAACAGCGCGGGCAGGCCTCTCGTACATGCTGGACCGTTCGCGCGGCTCGCGGCCCACTATCTTCGTGTCTCCGGGCTTATCGATCTGTTCGATGGGGAATCGGTGGCGTTTGATGGTCCGGAGGGCCCGCTCTACGTGACGCGCACCGGGCTGCTCTATTCGACCGGATATGAACTGGCGTTGCCGGTGAGCGAGGAGTCGGTCAGCCGGGGATACGACGTTGCTGTTTCGCTCGATGGAGTGAAGGGAGTGCGCGGCGGCCTCATGGTCCGTTCCTCGGACTTCGGCGTGGTCGTGGCCCTCGAGAAAGACGAGGAAATGTCGGCTGTGACCGGTCAGGCCCAGTACGATCCGAACGTCCCCGGAGCCCGCCTCACGGTGGTCGTCCCGCAGGGCGATGCCATGTTCACGGACTTTGACGGCGTGGAGAGGCCCTTCAGTGCGTTTGCCGCACGCGTGTTTGGTGAGGGACCAGCAGTCGAGCAGGGTGCCCGGGACGCCGCGGTGGCTCTCCACGCGTGGGCGGGGGAGACCGCTACCGGGATCTACCGGGCTGACGTCGCGGGAACCGGGCTGGAAATCCGATTTGCCGGGGGAGAGATCGAGATGACCGGGCCGGCCGAGATTGTCGCCGAGTTTAGCCTGACCGGGATTGCCGGCGAGGGTCGATAA
- the miaA gene encoding tRNA (adenosine(37)-N6)-dimethylallyltransferase MiaA produces the protein MTIIAVVGPTAVGKSAVAVNLAHSLGGAGSSEIVGADAMQLYRGMDIGTAKVTDEEKRGITHHQIDVLDISQEASVAAYQNHAREDIDGIVAASKTPILVGGSGLYVSAALDKIDFPGTVPEVRERLEAKLAEVGGAAMHAELARVDPASAKVIDARNERRVVRALEVNEVTGRSFQPVFPRHTSHYDSTVVIGLTLDQKILDERIAQRTATMFELGLLEETKALRKCGLDDAPTARTATGYREALAVLDGVMTVEEAIESVSVATRKLVKKQLTWFRRDPRITWVEAGPGVDTRIGEVLDRLIP, from the coding sequence ATGACAATTATTGCCGTCGTGGGCCCGACAGCGGTCGGGAAATCCGCTGTGGCAGTGAACCTCGCCCACAGCCTCGGAGGAGCGGGTTCCTCCGAGATTGTCGGAGCTGACGCCATGCAGCTTTACCGCGGTATGGATATTGGTACCGCAAAGGTGACAGACGAGGAAAAGCGCGGAATTACGCACCATCAGATCGACGTCCTCGACATCTCCCAAGAAGCCTCGGTTGCCGCTTACCAGAATCATGCCCGGGAAGATATTGACGGAATCGTTGCCGCGAGCAAGACCCCAATTCTCGTGGGAGGTTCGGGTCTGTACGTCTCGGCGGCTCTCGACAAGATTGATTTCCCGGGGACCGTACCGGAGGTAAGGGAGCGGCTCGAGGCGAAGCTTGCCGAAGTCGGTGGCGCCGCCATGCATGCGGAGCTGGCGCGCGTCGATCCTGCCTCGGCGAAGGTTATTGATGCTCGCAACGAGAGGCGCGTGGTTCGGGCGCTCGAAGTCAACGAAGTGACTGGGAGATCGTTCCAACCGGTCTTTCCCCGGCATACGAGCCACTACGACAGTACCGTGGTCATTGGCCTGACGCTCGATCAGAAGATCCTTGACGAAAGAATTGCGCAGCGCACCGCAACAATGTTTGAGCTCGGCCTTCTTGAGGAAACGAAGGCGTTGAGGAAGTGCGGGCTCGACGACGCGCCAACTGCCCGGACCGCCACCGGTTATCGGGAGGCGCTGGCGGTGCTCGATGGGGTAATGACGGTGGAGGAAGCAATCGAATCGGTATCGGTCGCGACCCGCAAGCTCGTCAAGAAACAACTGACCTGGTTCCGCCGAGATCCCCGGATCACCTGGGTTGAAGCAGGGCCGGGAGTTGACACCAGGATTGGCGAGGTCCTCGATAGACTGATCCCATGA